In Cumulibacter manganitolerans, a genomic segment contains:
- a CDS encoding nuclear transport factor 2 family protein, which yields MNQPYEPNQPYDPNRPYDPNQQGVRQPGYDAPQQWGPQPAYGRPPQGAQPWGPPPQKAGNGRLWALIGGAAALLVVVGVVLWLVLSGGGRSAEDTVTAFMEAAKHGDATAAKAVSCPAVDAKIGDDDKGSGLPSDVTYTVHDVEEHGDSATAIVTATAEGEKVDLSFKLKKNGDGDFEVCDYSLS from the coding sequence ATGAACCAGCCATACGAGCCCAACCAGCCATACGACCCGAATCGGCCGTACGACCCGAACCAGCAGGGGGTCCGGCAGCCCGGCTACGACGCCCCGCAGCAGTGGGGTCCGCAGCCGGCGTACGGCCGGCCACCGCAGGGCGCCCAGCCGTGGGGACCGCCGCCGCAGAAGGCCGGCAACGGCAGGCTGTGGGCGCTGATCGGCGGTGCCGCGGCGCTGCTGGTCGTCGTCGGCGTCGTCCTCTGGCTCGTGCTCAGCGGCGGCGGCCGCAGCGCCGAGGACACCGTGACCGCGTTCATGGAGGCCGCGAAGCACGGCGACGCGACGGCCGCGAAGGCGGTGTCCTGTCCCGCGGTCGATGCGAAGATCGGTGACGACGACAAGGGCAGTGGCCTGCCGTCCGACGTGACGTACACGGTGCACGACGTCGAGGAGCACGGTGACTCGGCCACGGCGATCGTCACCGCCACCGCCGAGGGCGAGAAGGTCGACCTCAGCTTCAAGCTGAAGAAGAACGGCGACGGTGACTTCGAGGTGTGCGACTACTCGCTCAGCTAG
- a CDS encoding antibiotic biosynthesis monooxygenase family protein: MQAIVRFAEPADREDFERRGAAALGAFAACPGFLGGELAHSTDEPITWVLCTRWRNVGSYRRALSAYDVKLHATPFLYAALDEPSGFEPVLEAGPDGVRRSASDLADDASTTGIGDFGTRPRRDPR; the protein is encoded by the coding sequence GTGCAGGCCATCGTGCGATTCGCCGAGCCGGCCGATCGCGAGGACTTCGAACGTCGCGGGGCCGCGGCCCTCGGCGCCTTCGCGGCCTGCCCGGGGTTCCTCGGCGGCGAGCTCGCGCACAGCACCGACGAGCCGATCACCTGGGTGCTGTGCACCCGGTGGCGCAACGTCGGCAGCTACCGCAGGGCGTTGTCGGCGTACGACGTGAAGCTGCACGCGACGCCGTTCCTGTACGCCGCCCTCGACGAGCCCAGCGGGTTCGAACCGGTCCTCGAGGCCGGCCCGGACGGCGTACGGCGCAGCGCCAGCGATCTCGCCGACGACGCGTCCACGACCGGCATCGGCGACTTCGGGACGCGTCCGCGTCGCGACCCGCGCTGA
- a CDS encoding metal ABC transporter ATP-binding protein: MPQSSPPNDRADVPVVESRDLYVSYGTRPVVRGVDLTVRRGEVLAVIGANGSGKSTLVKALIGLVPVSSGEVRIFGNRRIGRREREQIGYVPQRVGAAGGVPATVTEVVRSGLHSGLLRRTSKDWRTALDEALEATGLQDLRHRPVAALSGGQQQRVLIARALIRRPQLLILDEPLAGVDLDQQASFAQTLARISGHGHTIILVLHEFGAIGPLLTRVISLADGVIDFDARPEDAQLHCETNDQPDWVRAAHDHTHPHDDPHQEHTPWMPQALPAREAHQ, from the coding sequence GTGCCCCAGTCCTCTCCGCCCAACGACCGCGCCGACGTGCCGGTCGTCGAGTCGCGCGACCTGTACGTCTCCTACGGCACCCGGCCCGTCGTACGCGGCGTCGACCTGACGGTCCGCCGCGGCGAGGTCCTCGCGGTGATCGGGGCCAACGGCTCGGGCAAGTCCACTCTCGTGAAGGCCCTGATCGGGCTGGTGCCGGTGAGCTCCGGCGAGGTGCGGATCTTCGGCAACCGCCGGATCGGACGCCGCGAGCGCGAGCAGATCGGCTACGTCCCGCAGCGGGTCGGCGCGGCCGGCGGCGTGCCGGCGACGGTCACCGAGGTGGTCCGCTCCGGTCTGCACTCCGGTCTGCTGCGGCGGACGTCGAAGGACTGGCGCACGGCGCTCGACGAGGCCCTGGAGGCGACCGGCCTGCAGGACCTGCGGCACCGGCCGGTCGCGGCGCTGTCCGGTGGCCAGCAGCAGCGGGTGCTCATCGCGCGGGCGCTCATCCGGCGACCGCAGCTGCTCATCCTCGACGAGCCGCTCGCAGGCGTCGACCTCGACCAGCAGGCGTCGTTCGCGCAGACGCTGGCCCGGATCTCCGGGCACGGCCACACGATCATCCTGGTGCTGCACGAGTTCGGCGCGATCGGCCCGCTGCTGACGCGGGTCATCTCGCTGGCCGACGGGGTCATCGACTTCGACGCCCGTCCGGAGGACGCGCAGCTGCACTGCGAGACCAACGACCAGCCGGACTGGGTGCGGGCGGCGCACGACCACACGCACCCGCACGACGATCCGCACCAGGAGCACACGCCCTGGATGCCGCAGGCCCTGCCGGCCCGAGAGGCGCACCAATGA
- a CDS encoding metal ABC transporter permease, with amino-acid sequence MTVTAMSVLSLPFMQRALIAALLVGICAPAVGIYIVQRRLSLLGDGIGHIAFAGVGLGVLTGTSPVLMAVIVSVLGAILTELVRSRTKTSGDLALAILFYGGIAAGALMISIQGGGGTSVQGFLFGSILTVGSSDLVLIGVLAVLVLLVTLGLRRVLLAVSHDDEFARVGGVPVSWVNVLIAVTAAMTVSVAMRVVGLLLVSALMVLPVAAASQMARSFAATQVGSILFGVVVAVAGVVLSYPLDVGPGALIVVLAIALFFVTTLVGRVGRA; translated from the coding sequence ATGACCGTCACCGCCATGAGCGTGCTGAGCCTGCCGTTCATGCAGCGCGCCCTGATCGCCGCACTTCTGGTGGGCATCTGCGCCCCGGCAGTGGGCATCTACATCGTGCAGCGGCGGCTCTCGCTGCTCGGCGACGGCATCGGGCACATCGCGTTCGCGGGCGTCGGGCTGGGCGTGCTCACCGGCACGTCTCCGGTGCTCATGGCGGTGATCGTCTCGGTCCTCGGCGCCATCCTCACCGAGCTCGTCCGCTCCCGTACGAAGACCAGCGGCGACCTCGCGCTGGCGATCCTGTTCTACGGGGGCATCGCCGCGGGCGCCCTGATGATCTCCATCCAGGGTGGCGGCGGGACCAGCGTGCAAGGCTTCCTGTTCGGCTCGATCCTCACCGTCGGCAGCTCGGACCTGGTGCTCATCGGCGTCCTCGCGGTCCTCGTGCTGCTGGTGACGCTCGGGCTGCGGCGGGTGCTGCTCGCGGTGAGCCACGACGACGAGTTCGCGCGGGTCGGCGGCGTCCCGGTCAGCTGGGTCAACGTGCTCATCGCGGTGACCGCCGCGATGACCGTGTCGGTGGCGATGCGGGTCGTGGGGCTGCTGCTGGTCAGCGCCCTGATGGTGCTGCCGGTCGCGGCGGCGTCCCAGATGGCGCGGTCCTTCGCCGCCACGCAGGTGGGCTCGATACTGTTCGGCGTGGTCGTCGCCGTCGCCGGCGTGGTGCTGTCCTACCCGCTGGACGTCGGACCCGGCGCCCTGATCGTCG